The Caulifigura coniformis genome includes a region encoding these proteins:
- a CDS encoding efflux RND transporter periplasmic adaptor subunit: MHISRVPWGWAWILIAIGTLGVGAATWARWWPAAQELVSSTIAGHQSRSSLDSHDNGDDSHAHQGHEHVHDDAATLELSPQALGNIGLTAEYLKPLALQTFQRTITVPGIITERPGRTLVQVSTPVAGVITHVHAVQGEAVEPGTLLFEIRITAEALVSTQTELLKTVGEIDVEKREIARLTKATEGGAIPQKTLLERQYAKDKLEVMLGAYRESLRLLGLSERQIDDITGQRRLLRDLQIVAPFPDDHSHEDFKPTDQPVRPVAFQDPETTPKTTSAPGQPYPLLLQQVNVHKGQTIAAGETLAVLADFSELYIEGQAFEQDLPSLRQAASHGWRVTAIFDEAGSQPQQMPGLELLYPASAIHADSRTLPFFVRLPNEIAGQSRPDTQQRFVEWRYRLGQRLQLLVPVEEWPERLVLPVAAVARDGADSFVFQQNGDHFDRVPVKVEHRDSRSVVVANDGSLFPGDVVALRGAHQMQMALKNKAGGGVDPHAGHNH, encoded by the coding sequence ATGCACATATCGCGCGTCCCCTGGGGATGGGCCTGGATTCTCATTGCTATCGGCACTCTCGGAGTCGGCGCGGCCACCTGGGCACGCTGGTGGCCGGCCGCCCAGGAACTCGTTTCGTCGACGATCGCCGGCCATCAGTCGAGGTCTTCGCTCGACAGCCACGATAACGGGGACGACAGCCACGCCCACCAGGGACACGAACACGTTCACGACGACGCTGCCACGCTGGAGCTTTCGCCACAGGCCTTGGGCAACATCGGCCTGACCGCGGAGTACCTCAAGCCGCTGGCCCTGCAGACGTTTCAGCGGACGATCACGGTTCCAGGGATCATCACGGAGCGGCCGGGGCGGACTCTCGTCCAGGTCTCTACTCCCGTGGCCGGAGTGATCACGCATGTCCACGCAGTCCAGGGTGAAGCCGTCGAGCCGGGGACGCTCCTGTTCGAGATTCGCATCACGGCTGAGGCACTGGTTTCGACACAGACCGAGTTGCTCAAGACCGTCGGCGAAATTGATGTCGAAAAACGCGAAATCGCGAGACTCACGAAGGCGACGGAAGGCGGCGCCATCCCGCAGAAAACCCTGCTGGAACGTCAGTATGCCAAGGACAAACTGGAGGTCATGCTCGGCGCCTACAGGGAGTCGCTGCGTTTGCTCGGCCTCTCGGAACGGCAGATCGATGACATCACCGGGCAGCGCAGATTGTTGCGGGATCTTCAGATCGTCGCTCCATTCCCTGACGACCATTCCCACGAGGACTTCAAGCCTACCGATCAGCCCGTCCGACCAGTCGCGTTCCAGGATCCCGAGACAACCCCGAAGACAACATCCGCACCAGGCCAGCCGTATCCGCTGCTCCTGCAACAGGTCAATGTTCACAAAGGCCAGACCATCGCGGCCGGCGAGACGCTTGCCGTCCTCGCGGACTTCTCCGAACTGTACATCGAAGGTCAGGCCTTCGAGCAGGATCTTCCGTCCCTCCGCCAGGCGGCCAGTCATGGCTGGAGAGTGACCGCAATCTTCGATGAAGCCGGAAGTCAGCCTCAGCAGATGCCGGGACTGGAACTGCTCTACCCGGCCAGCGCCATTCATGCCGATTCAAGAACGCTCCCCTTCTTCGTGCGCCTGCCGAATGAGATCGCCGGCCAATCCCGGCCAGATACACAGCAACGTTTCGTCGAGTGGCGTTACCGACTCGGGCAGCGGCTGCAACTGCTGGTACCTGTCGAGGAATGGCCGGAGCGTCTCGTCCTGCCGGTCGCCGCCGTGGCACGTGACGGAGCCGACTCCTTCGTCTTCCAGCAGAACGGCGATCATTTTGACCGGGTGCCGGTCAAGGTGGAGCATCGCGACTCGCGGTCAGTCGTTGTCGCCAACGATGGCTCACTCTTCCCCGGCGACGTCGTTGCACTGCGCGGAGCCCATCAGATGCAGATGGCTCTCAAGAACAAGGCGGGTGGCGGGGTCGATCCACATGCCGGACACAACCACTAG
- a CDS encoding tetratricopeptide repeat protein: MIARSRRNMVFAALLIGLSVVVGMWAWRAAGKSFAGLWRTPVQQGDRALRRHDYQAAAKLYADPFHRGVALYREGDFKQAAAEFGRDASAESWFNRGNALVMAGKYEDAITSYGEALKQRADWSAATQNLAIAKARLLKLHPPNDGSEGTDGQLKADEIVFDNKPKNTPGAKETETVAGEPLSDADIQSLWLRNVKTSPADFLKAKFAYQLSRQSAQEKP; this comes from the coding sequence ATGATCGCCCGCTCTCGAAGGAACATGGTGTTCGCGGCGCTTCTGATCGGGCTGTCAGTGGTCGTCGGAATGTGGGCCTGGCGCGCGGCCGGAAAGTCGTTCGCTGGCCTGTGGCGCACGCCGGTCCAGCAGGGGGATCGGGCGCTCCGGCGGCACGACTATCAGGCTGCCGCCAAACTCTACGCCGACCCCTTTCATCGAGGCGTGGCCCTCTACCGCGAAGGCGACTTCAAGCAGGCCGCGGCCGAGTTCGGGCGCGATGCCTCCGCGGAATCGTGGTTCAATCGCGGCAACGCCCTCGTGATGGCAGGCAAGTACGAAGATGCGATCACCAGCTACGGCGAGGCCCTGAAGCAACGCGCCGACTGGTCCGCCGCGACGCAGAACCTCGCCATCGCAAAGGCCCGATTGCTGAAGCTGCATCCCCCCAACGACGGCTCCGAGGGAACCGATGGCCAGCTCAAGGCGGACGAGATCGTCTTCGACAACAAGCCGAAGAATACGCCGGGCGCGAAAGAGACCGAGACCGTCGCCGGCGAACCGCTCTCGGATGCCGACATCCAGTCGCTCTGGTTGCGCAACGTCAAAACCAGCCCCGCCGATTTCCTGAAAGCAAAGTTCGCCTATCAGCTCAGCCGGCAATCAGCCCAGGAGAAACCATGA
- a CDS encoding arylsulfatase, with the protein MTYCRLLLLLLAAGSTQAGSAWAAEKPNILVIMGDDIGWFNPSCYNSGIMGYRTPNIDRIAAEGARFTDWYGQQSCTAGRAAFITGQSPIRTGLTKVGLPGADIGLQKEDPCVAEFLKQFGYATGQFGKNHLGDKDEFLPTNHGFDEFFGNLYHLNAEEEPENPDYPRSPEFRKKFGPRGVLKCTADGKINDTGPLTRKRMETIDEEFLAASLDFIDRQHEAGKPFFCYFNSTRMHIFTHLKKESEGKTGLGVYPDGMVEHDGMVGQLLKKLDDLGIAENTIVVYTTDNGAEVFTWPDGGTTPFRGEKATNWEGGFRVPMCIRWPGVIKPGTLVNDMGAHEDLIPTFAAAAGEPDLVAKVKKGYSADGKNFRVHLDGYNLLPFLKGDVKESPRKEFLYWSDDGDLMAIRSNQWKVSFMEQNHEMGPKYPAGPWQGQFDRLRAPTIYNLRTDPFERGTTSIEYGKWMAERMFLIVPAQAQAIQWLSTFKEFPPRQKPASFNLDEVMQKLTTPAKKN; encoded by the coding sequence ATGACGTACTGTCGGTTGCTGTTGTTGCTGCTCGCGGCAGGTTCAACGCAGGCTGGTTCTGCGTGGGCCGCGGAGAAACCGAACATCCTCGTCATCATGGGCGATGACATCGGGTGGTTTAACCCCAGCTGCTACAACAGCGGAATCATGGGCTACCGCACGCCCAACATCGATCGCATCGCGGCCGAAGGGGCGCGGTTTACAGACTGGTACGGCCAGCAGAGCTGCACGGCCGGCCGCGCGGCCTTCATCACCGGCCAGTCGCCGATCCGCACCGGCCTGACCAAGGTTGGCCTGCCCGGTGCCGACATCGGGCTCCAGAAGGAAGACCCCTGCGTAGCCGAGTTCCTCAAGCAGTTTGGCTATGCGACGGGCCAGTTCGGAAAGAACCACCTGGGCGACAAGGACGAGTTCCTGCCGACGAACCACGGCTTCGACGAGTTCTTCGGAAACCTGTACCACCTGAACGCCGAAGAGGAGCCCGAGAACCCGGACTACCCCAGGTCACCGGAGTTCCGGAAGAAGTTCGGACCGCGCGGAGTACTGAAATGCACGGCCGACGGAAAGATCAACGATACCGGGCCGCTCACCCGCAAGCGGATGGAAACCATCGACGAAGAGTTTCTCGCGGCGTCGCTCGATTTCATCGACCGCCAGCATGAGGCCGGCAAGCCGTTCTTCTGCTACTTCAACAGCACACGGATGCACATCTTCACCCACCTGAAGAAGGAGAGTGAAGGCAAGACGGGACTGGGAGTCTACCCGGACGGAATGGTCGAGCATGATGGCATGGTCGGCCAGCTGTTGAAGAAGCTGGACGACCTCGGGATCGCCGAGAACACCATCGTTGTCTACACGACCGACAACGGCGCCGAAGTCTTCACCTGGCCGGACGGTGGCACGACTCCGTTTCGCGGTGAGAAGGCGACGAATTGGGAAGGCGGGTTCCGGGTCCCGATGTGCATCCGCTGGCCCGGTGTGATCAAACCCGGCACCCTCGTGAACGACATGGGCGCTCACGAAGACCTCATTCCGACGTTTGCCGCCGCGGCCGGAGAACCTGATCTCGTCGCCAAGGTGAAGAAAGGATACTCGGCCGACGGGAAGAACTTCCGCGTTCACCTCGATGGCTACAACCTTCTTCCGTTCCTCAAGGGGGATGTGAAGGAATCGCCGCGAAAGGAGTTCCTCTACTGGTCCGATGACGGCGACCTGATGGCCATCCGCAGCAACCAGTGGAAGGTGTCGTTCATGGAACAGAATCATGAAATGGGCCCGAAGTATCCGGCTGGGCCCTGGCAAGGGCAATTCGATCGGCTCCGCGCGCCGACGATCTACAACCTGCGAACCGACCCATTCGAACGGGGCACGACATCAATTGAGTACGGCAAGTGGATGGCCGAGCGCATGTTCCTCATCGTTCCGGCCCAGGCGCAGGCCATTCAGTGGCTTTCAACATTCAAGGAGTTTCCTCCGCGACAGAAACCCGCAAGCTTCAATCTCGATGAAGTCATGCAGAAACTGACGACTCCTGCAAAAAAGAACTGA
- a CDS encoding AAA family ATPase, whose amino-acid sequence MTPRESILELQKRMGQSIIGQEAVIERLLLALLCGGNVLLEGLPGLAKTRAVKSLAKNLECDYRRIQFTPDLLPADVTGSEIYYDKGGQGEFVFQPGPVFGNLILADEINRAPAKVQSSLLEAMEEHHVTVAGKTHKLPELFMVLATQNPIEQEGTYPLPEAQRDRFLIHVMVRYSSDEDERKIMQLVRSEDGSGGSSGTPPAVIPQQAVFDARKEIHAVAVAESVEKYMVAIIAATRRPEGFGKDLARWITVGASPRGTLALDRMSRALAWFRGKDHVTPDDVRAVALDCLRHRVLLSYEAQADAKSADDVLSQLIKQVAVA is encoded by the coding sequence ATGACGCCGCGTGAATCGATTCTCGAACTCCAGAAGCGGATGGGGCAATCGATCATCGGCCAGGAAGCCGTGATCGAGCGCCTGCTGCTCGCACTCCTCTGTGGCGGCAACGTCCTCCTCGAAGGCCTTCCAGGTCTCGCGAAAACCAGGGCCGTCAAAAGCCTGGCGAAGAACCTGGAATGCGATTACCGCCGCATCCAGTTCACTCCCGACCTGCTCCCGGCCGACGTGACGGGAAGCGAGATCTACTACGACAAAGGGGGGCAGGGAGAGTTCGTGTTCCAGCCGGGGCCGGTGTTCGGCAACCTGATCCTGGCCGACGAAATTAACCGCGCTCCCGCGAAGGTGCAGTCGTCGCTCCTGGAAGCGATGGAAGAACACCATGTCACGGTGGCCGGGAAGACTCACAAGCTGCCGGAACTGTTCATGGTGCTGGCGACGCAGAACCCGATCGAGCAGGAGGGAACCTACCCGCTTCCCGAAGCCCAGCGGGACCGCTTCCTGATCCATGTCATGGTGCGGTACTCGTCGGACGAAGATGAGCGCAAGATCATGCAGCTCGTCCGCAGCGAAGATGGATCAGGCGGTAGTTCCGGCACTCCGCCCGCCGTCATTCCGCAGCAGGCCGTGTTCGACGCCCGCAAGGAGATCCATGCCGTGGCAGTCGCGGAATCCGTCGAGAAGTACATGGTCGCGATCATCGCCGCGACACGGCGGCCGGAAGGCTTCGGAAAGGATCTGGCGCGCTGGATCACCGTGGGGGCCAGCCCGCGTGGCACACTGGCGCTCGACCGCATGAGCCGCGCGCTCGCCTGGTTTCGCGGCAAGGACCATGTCACCCCCGACGACGTCCGGGCCGTCGCGCTCGATTGCCTGCGGCACCGCGTGCTGTTGAGCTACGAAGCTCAGGCCGATGCAAAATCGGCCGATGACGTGCTGTCGCAGCTGATCAAGCAGGTGGCCGTCGCCTGA
- a CDS encoding DUF4381 domain-containing protein, producing the protein MSEIDPTSLDSLVDIVVPPPAGWWPLAPGWLLVLLAIGLAGLVRLAILLRDWRRNAYRRDALRELDRIAGSDGRTTWTKVPELLKRTALAAWPRADVAGLSGTAWVEFLNHTGRTPGFGGNIGERLLALSYEPGAVERFSTTDFQQVVEASRDWIRHHARPEAAPC; encoded by the coding sequence ATGTCCGAGATCGATCCCACCAGCCTCGACTCCCTCGTCGATATCGTCGTGCCGCCACCGGCCGGCTGGTGGCCATTGGCTCCCGGCTGGCTCCTGGTGCTGCTGGCAATCGGGCTCGCGGGCCTCGTGCGACTCGCCATCCTGCTGAGAGACTGGAGACGCAACGCCTATCGACGCGACGCCCTCCGCGAGCTCGACCGGATCGCCGGTTCGGACGGTCGGACAACGTGGACCAAAGTCCCCGAGCTGCTCAAGCGGACGGCCCTTGCCGCCTGGCCGCGAGCCGACGTCGCCGGGTTGAGTGGGACGGCCTGGGTCGAATTCCTGAACCACACGGGCCGCACGCCGGGCTTCGGAGGGAACATCGGGGAACGTTTGCTGGCGCTCTCCTATGAGCCGGGTGCGGTTGAGCGATTCAGCACCACGGATTTTCAGCAGGTCGTCGAAGCCAGTCGCGACTGGATCCGTCACCACGCACGGCCGGAGGCGGCCCCATGCTGA
- a CDS encoding DUF58 domain-containing protein, whose amino-acid sequence MPEAPSSGVRINIDDLVRLKASAQGYSLLPRQPVHSILAGTHASRLRGRGLSFEELRRYFPGDDVRTIDWHVTARTRKPHVRVYSEERDRPLLLIVDQRPTMFFGSRRAMKSVAAAEVAALSAWRALAVGDRVGGLVFDGQELSEIEPHRSESRVLALFHAIVRMNQRLAPDSPAGTITLNQVLERAATVARHDSLVCVISDLSGADQETVRLMTRIQAHNDALLIFIHDPLEAELPQAGRLVMAQGERRLEVDTSTRKFRDDYAQEFENRVTRLKSLSLKRAVPLLEISTAEDVTSQVRRALGGAMQNRRRH is encoded by the coding sequence ATGCCCGAAGCTCCCTCCTCCGGTGTGAGGATCAATATCGATGACCTCGTTCGCCTAAAGGCCAGCGCGCAGGGCTATTCCCTGCTGCCTCGGCAGCCGGTCCATTCCATTCTCGCGGGAACTCACGCCTCTCGACTCCGCGGCCGCGGACTCAGCTTCGAGGAGTTGCGGCGCTACTTCCCGGGTGACGACGTGCGAACGATCGACTGGCACGTCACCGCGCGGACGCGCAAGCCGCATGTGCGCGTTTACTCCGAAGAGCGCGATCGACCACTCCTGCTGATCGTTGACCAGCGGCCGACGATGTTTTTCGGCAGCCGCCGTGCGATGAAGTCGGTCGCGGCCGCTGAGGTCGCAGCCCTTTCGGCCTGGCGGGCGCTCGCTGTCGGCGACCGGGTGGGAGGCCTCGTTTTCGATGGACAGGAGCTTTCCGAGATCGAGCCCCATCGCAGTGAATCCCGCGTGCTCGCGCTGTTCCACGCCATCGTGCGAATGAACCAGCGACTGGCTCCCGATTCTCCCGCGGGCACGATCACGCTGAACCAGGTGCTCGAACGGGCGGCCACCGTCGCCCGGCATGATTCGCTCGTCTGCGTCATCAGTGACCTCTCGGGGGCCGATCAGGAGACCGTGCGACTGATGACACGGATCCAGGCCCACAACGATGCGCTGCTCATCTTCATTCACGACCCCCTCGAAGCCGAGCTGCCGCAGGCCGGACGTCTGGTCATGGCCCAGGGCGAACGCCGGCTCGAAGTCGACACGTCCACGCGAAAGTTCCGCGACGACTATGCGCAGGAATTTGAGAACCGCGTCACGCGGCTGAAGTCGCTGTCGCTGAAGCGCGCGGTTCCGCTTCTCGAGATCAGCACGGCCGAAGACGTCACCAGCCAGGTGCGAAGGGCCCTGGGGGGCGCCATGCAGAATCGCAGGCGGCACTGA
- a CDS encoding arylsulfatase produces the protein MRLAAASQKSGTAKKPNILVIFGDDIGIPQISAYTMGMMGYRTPNIDRIAKEGAIFTDSYGQQSCTAGRASFILGQEPFRTGLLTIGMPGDPHGIQKWMPTIADVMKTQGYATGQFGKNHLGDRDEHLPTNHGFDEFFGNLYHLNAEEEPEGYFYPKDPEFKKKYGPRGVIKSTADGKIDDTGPLNTKRMPTVDEEFLAAAKDFIDRQHKADKPFFCWFNSTRMHVFTHLKKESLGKTGMGIHADGMVEHDGMVGELLKQLDDLKIADDTIVVYTTDNGAEIALWPDGAMTPFRSEKGTTWEGGMRIPMMVRWPGVVKPGTVYNDPISLIDWFPTLSAAAGVADIKEQMKKGFAGVGGKEFKVHLDGYNFMPYFEGKEKKGPRDTVYYFDQGGNLNALRWNDWKLSFASSKGNIATGTREVTAWAMITNLRMDPYERGLEEGGEAIKFLAQNMWLLVPIQGKVKEFFADFDQYPYQTGSTLNPAGINYGMLRQQDAMKRLKELETMKPSR, from the coding sequence ATGCGGCTCGCAGCCGCCTCCCAGAAATCCGGCACGGCGAAGAAGCCGAACATCCTCGTCATCTTCGGCGACGACATCGGCATTCCGCAGATCAGCGCATACACGATGGGGATGATGGGCTATCGCACGCCCAACATCGATCGCATCGCAAAGGAAGGAGCGATCTTCACCGACTCCTACGGCCAGCAGAGCTGCACGGCCGGTCGGGCGTCGTTCATCCTCGGCCAGGAACCGTTCCGCACCGGATTGCTCACGATCGGCATGCCGGGCGATCCACACGGCATCCAGAAATGGATGCCCACGATTGCCGACGTCATGAAGACCCAGGGCTACGCGACGGGCCAGTTCGGAAAGAATCACCTCGGCGATCGCGATGAACACCTCCCGACGAACCACGGCTTCGATGAGTTCTTCGGCAACCTGTATCACCTCAACGCCGAAGAGGAGCCGGAAGGCTACTTCTATCCCAAGGATCCCGAGTTCAAAAAGAAGTACGGCCCGCGCGGCGTCATCAAGTCGACGGCCGACGGCAAGATCGACGACACCGGCCCGCTCAACACCAAGCGCATGCCGACCGTCGACGAGGAATTCCTCGCCGCCGCGAAGGATTTCATCGACCGGCAGCACAAGGCCGACAAGCCGTTCTTCTGCTGGTTCAACTCCACACGGATGCACGTCTTCACCCACCTGAAGAAGGAATCGCTGGGGAAGACGGGCATGGGCATTCATGCCGATGGCATGGTCGAACACGATGGCATGGTCGGCGAACTGCTCAAGCAGCTCGATGACCTCAAGATCGCAGACGACACGATCGTCGTGTACACGACCGACAACGGCGCCGAAATCGCCCTCTGGCCGGACGGCGCCATGACCCCCTTCCGCAGCGAGAAGGGAACGACCTGGGAAGGCGGCATGCGGATTCCGATGATGGTCCGCTGGCCGGGCGTCGTGAAACCCGGAACGGTCTACAACGATCCCATCTCCCTCATCGACTGGTTCCCCACCCTCTCCGCGGCGGCCGGCGTCGCCGACATCAAGGAGCAGATGAAGAAGGGCTTCGCGGGCGTCGGTGGAAAGGAATTCAAGGTCCATCTCGACGGCTACAACTTCATGCCTTACTTCGAAGGGAAGGAGAAGAAGGGACCGCGCGACACCGTCTACTACTTCGACCAGGGAGGCAACCTGAACGCCCTGCGTTGGAACGACTGGAAACTGAGCTTCGCCTCCTCCAAGGGCAACATCGCAACGGGCACTCGCGAGGTCACCGCCTGGGCGATGATCACCAACCTGAGGATGGACCCGTACGAGCGAGGGCTCGAAGAAGGTGGCGAGGCGATCAAGTTCCTCGCCCAGAACATGTGGCTGCTCGTTCCGATCCAGGGAAAGGTCAAGGAGTTCTTTGCCGATTTCGACCAGTACCCGTATCAGACCGGCAGCACGCTGAACCCGGCAGGCATCAACTACGGCATGCTGCGCCAGCAGGATGCGATGAAACGGCTCAAGGAACTCGAGACCATGAAGCCGTCTCGGTAA
- a CDS encoding VWA domain-containing protein: MLTLAAPWWLILIPLPLILARLLPGFRPAQSGVTVPFFDLVARLTGLTPTTGPAVDHPPLIQQCVLWMCWILTTLALARPQWLEPPITRTVPTRDLLLAVDLSGSMETKDFTNEKGEKVDRLTAVKGVLDDFLQHRKGDRVGLILFGSIAFVQTPFTQDAEACRTLLDEAQVRMAGPKTALGDAIGLAITVFEHDSKVEDRVLIALTDGNDTGSEVPPDRAAHIAKDQKITIHTVAVGDPRAAGEEKLDEQSLRDIATTTGGLYSHAADRNSLKQIYARLDAIRARPVETVSHRPRRELFYWPLAAAMLVTLAYHILLAWRSATPVGSASAAARAAAVLVVGALSFGALGNFHFLRPWALLLLVPVAAVLVVIARQTQSLRGWRSLIDPELLAALQVGRNEIRLWRPLTALAVVSAVASVAIAGPTWRREASPFSDDESVLVICLKTTPSMLAKDVQPTRLTRASQKIGDLLALRPGTRTALIAYAGSAHVVLPLTRDAPLITQFASDLTPAVMPKEGDRLDEALTLAQEQIVRSDAPGSIVVIADDIPESLSPALRKFRDDGGVPVQVLGMAGEPGAPVPPDSPPAPPLNIANLRQRAGDLGGSVVTVTPDDSDVHSLASGTVSRLVETSAAQTGQSWHDSGYPLVFVVALLMLSWFRPGWFIRWPGGASA, translated from the coding sequence ATGCTGACGCTCGCCGCCCCCTGGTGGCTGATCCTCATCCCGCTGCCGCTGATCCTCGCACGATTGCTTCCCGGATTTCGCCCGGCCCAGTCGGGAGTCACAGTTCCGTTCTTCGACCTCGTCGCCCGGCTGACAGGACTCACACCGACAACCGGGCCGGCCGTCGACCATCCGCCGTTGATCCAGCAATGCGTTCTCTGGATGTGCTGGATCCTGACCACGCTGGCGCTGGCCCGTCCGCAATGGCTCGAGCCCCCCATCACGCGGACGGTCCCCACACGCGACCTGCTGCTCGCCGTCGATCTTTCGGGATCGATGGAGACGAAGGATTTCACGAACGAAAAGGGAGAGAAGGTCGACCGTCTTACCGCCGTGAAAGGCGTCCTCGACGACTTCCTCCAGCATCGCAAAGGGGATCGCGTCGGATTGATCCTGTTCGGGTCGATTGCGTTCGTCCAGACGCCCTTCACCCAGGACGCCGAGGCCTGCCGGACGCTGCTTGATGAGGCCCAGGTCCGCATGGCCGGCCCGAAAACGGCGCTCGGCGACGCAATCGGGCTCGCGATCACCGTGTTCGAGCACGATTCCAAGGTCGAGGACCGCGTTCTGATCGCACTGACGGATGGCAACGATACCGGAAGCGAGGTCCCGCCCGATCGAGCGGCCCACATCGCAAAGGATCAAAAGATCACGATCCACACCGTCGCCGTCGGCGATCCCCGCGCGGCCGGCGAAGAGAAGCTCGATGAGCAGTCGCTCCGTGACATCGCCACCACGACCGGCGGCCTGTACTCCCATGCCGCCGATCGCAACTCTCTGAAGCAGATCTACGCCAGGCTCGATGCGATCCGCGCGCGACCCGTGGAAACCGTCTCCCACCGCCCCCGTCGCGAGCTGTTCTACTGGCCGCTCGCCGCGGCCATGCTCGTCACGCTGGCGTACCACATCCTCCTCGCATGGAGATCGGCGACACCCGTTGGCTCGGCCTCTGCGGCCGCACGCGCGGCGGCGGTCCTTGTGGTCGGAGCTCTCTCGTTCGGCGCCCTTGGCAACTTCCATTTCCTGAGGCCTTGGGCCCTGCTGCTCCTCGTTCCCGTCGCCGCGGTCCTGGTGGTGATCGCACGGCAGACGCAGTCGCTGCGAGGCTGGCGATCGCTGATTGATCCCGAACTTCTCGCCGCGCTGCAGGTCGGTCGAAACGAGATTCGGCTCTGGCGGCCGCTCACCGCGCTCGCGGTCGTTTCAGCGGTGGCGTCTGTCGCCATCGCAGGGCCGACCTGGCGCCGGGAGGCCTCGCCATTCTCCGATGACGAGTCGGTCCTCGTCATCTGCCTGAAGACGACTCCCAGCATGCTCGCCAAGGACGTCCAGCCGACGCGGCTGACCCGGGCCAGCCAGAAGATCGGGGATTTGCTCGCGCTCCGGCCGGGAACACGAACGGCACTGATCGCCTACGCCGGCAGCGCGCATGTCGTCCTGCCGCTGACCCGCGATGCCCCGTTGATCACGCAGTTCGCATCGGACCTGACTCCCGCAGTCATGCCGAAAGAAGGAGACCGCCTCGATGAGGCGCTGACGCTCGCCCAGGAGCAGATCGTGCGCTCGGACGCTCCGGGCTCGATCGTCGTCATTGCCGATGATATTCCGGAAAGCCTCTCCCCGGCGCTGCGCAAGTTTCGTGACGACGGCGGCGTCCCGGTCCAGGTCCTCGGAATGGCGGGCGAACCCGGTGCGCCTGTGCCGCCCGATAGTCCGCCGGCGCCGCCGCTCAACATCGCTAACCTGCGGCAGCGCGCGGGCGATCTGGGAGGGTCGGTCGTCACCGTCACACCCGATGATTCGGATGTCCATTCCCTCGCCTCAGGCACCGTATCGCGGCTCGTCGAAACGAGTGCAGCCCAAACGGGCCAGTCCTGGCACGATTCCGGTTACCCCCTCGTCTTCGTCGTTGCGCTGCTGATGCTGTCGTGGTTTCGACCGGGATGGTTCATCCGCTGGCCGGGAGGTGCCTCCGCATGA